From Shewanella acanthi:
AAAACCGGCGAGTCAAGCCTGCTGCTAAATGCCGATAAGTTGGCTAGCAATGAATTATCCGATGAGGAAAAAGCCCGCCGCGAGCGCCAACGCATCTATGGCGAAGGCATTATGGAATACTTTTGGGCTGACGATAGCAAGGCGCTGCTCATCCCCGCTTCCGGCAATTTGTATTACTACTCGCTGGCCGATAACAGCGTGACCCAATTACCGATTGGTGAGGGTTTTGCCACCGATGCGCGTCTGTCACCAAAGGGGCATTTTGTCTCCTTCGTGCGCGATCAAAACCTTTATGTGTTGGATCTTGCCAGCAAACAACTTAAGGCTCTGACCAAAGACGGCGGCGGTGCGATTAAAAACGGTATGGCGGAGTTTGTGGCCCAAGAAGAAATGGACCGCATGACTGGCTACTGGTGGGCGCCAGATGAGTCGGCGATAGCCTTTACCCGTATCGATGAATCTGGCGTGGACTTAGTCACCCGTAACGAAATTTATGCCGATGGCATTAAGCTTACCGAGCAGCGCTATCCTGCCGCAGGGCAAGCCAACGTGGATATCGCTCTGGGCGTAATCAGTCTTAAGGATAACGCCATTAATTGGGTGACCTTGAGCGAAGACAAGAACAAAGATATTTACTTACCGCGGGTCGATTGGCTGCCCGACAGCAAACATTTATCGTTCCAATGGCAGAGCCGCGATCAGCAAAAATTAGATCTGCAGCTCGTGGCCCTAGGCGAACTGAATAAGCCCAAAACACTTATCAAAGAGCGTAGCGATGCTTGGCTTAATATCAACAACGATCTGCATTTTCTAAAGCAGCAGTCGGCTTTTGTTTGGGCGTCCGAGCGCGATGGCTTTAAGCATCTCTATCTCTATGACTTAAACGGTAAGCTGAAACAACAGCTCACTAAGGGTGACTGGGCGGTTGACGATCTTGAGTATATTGATGAGGCCGCAGCTTGGGTGTACTTCACGGGTCGTAAGGATACGCCACTTGAGAAGCAGCTTTACCGCGTGCCCTTAACGGGCGGCAAGATTGAACGTGTGAGCAGCGAGCTTGGCATGCACAGCCCAGTATTTGCCGACAATCAGAGCGTGTATTTAGATTACTTTAACAGTTTGTCACAGCCGCCACGGGTGAGCCTGCATGGGGATAAGGGTCAGCTTCTAGCTTGGGTTGAGAAGAACGAGGTGAAAGCCGGTCATCCACTCTATGAATACGCTGGTCTTTGGCAATTACCTGAGTTTAAGGAATTAAAAGCTGAAGATGGCCAAGTGCTGCAGACACGTTTATTTAAGCCTGTCCCATTCGATGCCAGTAAAAAGTACCCCGTTGTAGTACGTGTCTACGGTGGCCCACATGCGCAGCTAGTGACCAACAGCTGGAGCGAGCAGGATTACTTTACCCAATATTTGGTGCAGCAGGGTTATGTCGTATTCCAGCTCGATAACCGTGGCAGCGCCCACCGTGGTACTCGATTTGAGCAAGTGATTTACCGTCACTTAGGTCAGGCCGAAGTCAACGATCAAAAGACGGGGGTCGACTACCTACGCACTTTGCCATTTGTTGATGCCGATAACGTGGCGATTTATGGCCACAGTTATGGAGGTTATATGGCGCTGATGAGCTTGTTTAAGGCGCCGGATTACTTTAAGGCAGCGATTTCGGGCGCACCGGTAACCGATTGGCGTTTGTACGATACCTATTACACCGAGCGTTACCTTGCCCATCCTGCGACAAACGAGCAAGGTTATGAGGCCAGCAGCGTGTTTCCCTATGTAAAAAACTACCAATCGGGTCTGTTGATGTACCACGGAATGGCGGATGACAACGTGCTGTTTGAAAACAGTACTCGAGTGTATAAGGCGCTGCAGGACGAGGGTAAGTTGTTCCAAATGATTGATTACCCTGGCTCTAAGCACTCAATGCGCGGAGAGAAAGCACGTAATCACTTATATCGTACATTAGCGGACTTTTTAGATCGTCAGCTGAAAGGCAAGTAGTCCTTGGATTCAATGGCAGCGTGGGGATCCAGGCTGCCATTTTCAGAAGCGGACTGAACTGCCGGCATAAAAAAACCAGATCTCAAGATCTGGTTTTTTATTGAAACTTATCAGTAAACCTTAGATTAGTCTTCTAAGTTACCGCAGAAACGGTAGCCTTCGCCGTGGATGGTGGCGATGATTTCTGGCGTATCTGGCAGGCTTTCGAAGTGCTTACGGATACGGCGAATAGTCACGTCAACGGTACGGTCGTGTGGCTTTAACTCACGGCCTGTCATTTTCATTAACAGATCAGCACGGGTTAAGATCTTGCCTGGGTTCTCAACAAAGTGCAGCATCGCGCGGAATTCGCTGCGTGGCAGTTTGTAAGATTCACCCTGTGGGCTCACCAGTGAACGGCTGTTGATCTCAAGACTCCAATCGTTGAAACGGTAGTGTTCCACTGAGCTCTTTTCTTCAGCTTCAGTGCCAGCACTGTTTACGCGGGTCAGCAGGTTACGTGCACGAATGGTTAGCTCGCGTGGGTTGAATGGCTTGGTAATATAATCGTCCGCACCAATTTCAAGTCCTAGAATCTTATCGACTTCATTGTCACGGCCAGTGAGGAAAATCAGACCAATGTTGTTGATTTCACGTAGTTCACGCGCCAACAACAGACCGTTTTTACCTGGCAGGTTAATGTCCATAACCACGAGGTTGATTTTGTTTTCCTGCATAGCCTTATGCATTTCTGCGCCATCATTGGCTTCAGTTACCACATACCCTTCTGCCTCGAAAATACTTCTCAGCGTGTTACGGGTAACGGCTTCATCTTCAACGATCAGAATGTGCGGATTTTGCATATTAATTACCTAATTTTTAACCAATTTTATTCTAACCATAAGAACCACTTACATCGGATCCTTAAATTCATAAAAAGTTGATACTTCCTTTAACTGCTTAGTGCTTCTTAAGGAATAATCTATACGGCGACACGTCAGGATGTATATAAAGTGTTCGTTTAAAGTGTAATACGATTTAAACGCAACAAGTATCAACTTCGATAAGCAATAGTTATAGATAGTTCCTTAACTATTGTTTTTTTTAAAATGTTTAATGATAAATCAAATGTAGAACACATTTTAAAAGATGTCTGGCCTGCTTTTGCTATTTAAGTAAATAAAAGTCACTTTGAGAAATGAACATTAAGCAATCTATGATGGGAATTGCTCAAGTTGACCAGTACTACATTGTACTCGTTTTAGGCATTTGTTAACAAATGAAATGTTAACAAATTTTCGGATCTAGCGCTCATTTTGTATATTTTTTGTCTTAGTGGCTGATTAATATAACTAATGTATTCATGGTTGTTGTGAGCTAGTTCACACCACTTTGGATTTTTTAGCCATTCTGCTACACTTGCGGGGTGCATTTTTAGACTAATCAGCCGATGGAACCTATGACTCTAGATTTGTGGCAGCATTATCAAACGCCGTTGTTTTTGCTAACTCAAGCATTATCTTCCGATTTTTCTTTTGCTGTAATCACCGCTCAAAACCCCGCTTCAGAACTTCTCACTCCTTCTCAAAATCGCTTACTTGATCGCCAGCTGTTACGAGATATCGAAACTCTGGGTTGTCCTTATCGTGCTATGGTGGGCGCCGCCCCCGATTTATCCCATATGGAGAAAAGCTGGGCTGTGATGATAGACCGTATGCAGGCGTTGCAGTTGGGCAGAAAATTCAACCAATATGCTATTTATATGGTTGAAAAAGGAGTGTTGAGTTTAGTGCCTTGTACGCTGCAAAATCATGATGAAGTCAGATTAGGAAAATTTACCGATCATGTTCGTATGGTTTACGAACTGCCTGATTTGAGTCACTAATTTTTAGCCAGCGTTTACATGAATTTTCGTTGTATAAAATAAGCCCAACTTTGGGCTTAATTTTTTTATTTTACTCAAATTTTTTTGCCCTATTAATTTCCACATAGCGGCCCTTTTACCTTCATCTAAAAGTTAATTTTTCGATTGGTTAACATTTATGTTGACTTCAAAAAGCCTTACTAATTGTTTTTAAATGAAAATATTTAAATTGTTTACTCAATGTGAAAATTGCATTGACTTAGAGTGGGGTTTATTGCTACTTTTTCCGCTCCTTTCCGGCGGGAAGGAACAGAAGAGGAGCGTTAACTAGGTAGTCAGTCTGAGGAGCACAAACTCCAGCGACGATTGATGAGGGAGATTAACGCCGAGGCATACACATGGTTGCTGCATGTTGATGTCGGTCGGTCAGGCTGAATCCTGACGATTGTCACCTGTATTTGGTGGAGAGCTTCTGGTGACGATTGCTGTTTCCCTTCTTTGGGGTGCGTATCATTGAGCACCAGGCTCTTCGAACGAAGTTAGTTCGGAGCGTAATCATGTTAGTTAATCAATCTTTAAGTTTTATTGTTGTGACTTCTGCCTTTGCCGCGGAGGTTCGCTAATGTCTCTTGTTGTTTCTAAATTTGGTGGTACTTCAGTCGCTGACTACGGTGCAATGAACCGTTGTGCGGAAATTGTATTAGGCAATCCAGCGTGTCGTTTAGTGGTGGTCAGCGCATCAAGCGGAGTAACCAACCTGTTAGTGGAATTGACCCAAGAGTCGATCACTGACGATGCCCGTCTGCAACGCCTAAAACAAATCGCCCAAATTCAGTACGCTATCTTAGACAAATTAGGTCGTCCGAACGATGTTGCTGCCGCGCTGGATAAATTATTAAGCCGTATGGCGGTACTCAGCGAAGCCTTAGTTTCAGAGCGCAGCAAAGCGACCATGGACGAGCTGTTATCCCTAGGTGAGCAATGTTCATCTGCGCTGTTTGCGGCAGTACTGCGTGAAAAGGGCGCTAATTCAAGTGCGTTCGATGTGCGCCGCGTATTGCGTACCGACAGCCATTTTGGCCGCGCCGAGCCACAGGTTGAGCAAATTGCCGCCCTTGCAGGCGAGCATTTACAGCCTCTGCTTGCTGAACAAATTATCGTAACTCAAGGTTTTATTGGTGCCGACGAACAAGGGCAAACAACGACCTTAGGTCGTGGTGGTAGCGATTACTCAGCGGCGTTATTAGCCGAAGCCTTACGAGCCACTGCGGTAGAAATTTGGACTGACGTTGCGGGTATCTACACCACTGACCCACGTCTAGCGCCTAATGCTCATCCGATTGCTGAAATCAGCTTTAACGAAGCGGCAGAGATGGCAACCTTCGGTGCCAAAGTATTGCACCCTGCGACCATCCTTCCTGCTGTACGTCAACAGATCCAAGTGTTTGTTGGTTCGAGTAAAGAACCTGAAAAGGGTGGTACTTGGATCCGCCATGCGGTTGAAGATGCGCCGGTATTCCGTGCAGTCGCTCTGCGCCGCGATCAAACACTACTTAACTTGCACAGCCTGCAAATGCTACATGCCCAGGGCTTCCTGGCAGAGACCTTTGCAACGTTAGCACGACACAAGATCAGTGTGGACTTAATTACCACTTCAGAAGTTAACGTCTCGTTGACGTTAGACAAAACCGGTTCAGACTCTAGCGGTCAGGGCCTGCTGAGTGAAGCACTTTTGCAGGAGTTGTCGCAGCATTGCCGCGTGCGTGTTGAAGATGGTTTAGCACTTGTGGCGATTATCGGTAATCGCATCGCAACGACTGCGGGAATCTGTCGCCGCGTGTTTGAAGTCTTAGAGCCACATAACGTGCGTATGATCTGCCAAGGTGCGAGCCCACACAACCTGTGTGTGTTAGTTGCAGAATCAGAGGCTGCGCAAGTGGTTAAAGCCCTGCACGAAAACCTATTCGAAGGTTAATCCCATGCAGCCAACTTCAGCGACCTTAAAGATTGGTGAGCTTGCCGCAGGACAAGCGCTAACCCTACCAATATACACCTTTAAACCGAGTGATAATGCGTCAAAGGGACCTAAAGTGTATATCCAGGCCAATGTTCATGGCGCTGAAGTCCAAGGCAATGCGGTGATTTTCCAATTAATGAAGCAGCTTGAGCGCTGTGAGATTCTTGGGGAAATCACCCTAGTGCCGCTGGCTAACCCTTTAGGTATCAATCAAAAGAGTGGCGAGTTTACCCTAGGGCGTTTCGACCCCATCACTGGGGCTAACTGGAATAGGGAATACTTAAACCACGATATTGATATTGCCTGCTGGTTTAAAGCGCATGCCAAGCTTAATGATAATGAGCTGCTCCAAGCTTTTCGCAGCACCTTAGTTGAGGCTTGTCAGCAGCGGTTACACCATCCATGGGGAATCACAACGGGGCATCGCCTCGCGGTAAATCTGCAGGCCATGGCCCACGAAGCCGATATAGTGCTGGATCTCCACACTGGCCCTAAATCCTGTAAGCATCTGTATTGCCCTGAATATGCCCTAGATGATGCCAAGTATTTCTCGATTCCTTACACTTTAGTGATCCCCAATAGTTTTGGCGGTGCTATGGATGAGGCGGCTTTCTGTCCTTGGTGGCAATTAAGTGACGTCGCCAAATCGCAGGGGCGGGATCTCGAGGTAGCGA
This genomic window contains:
- the lysC gene encoding lysine-sensitive aspartokinase 3, with translation MSLVVSKFGGTSVADYGAMNRCAEIVLGNPACRLVVVSASSGVTNLLVELTQESITDDARLQRLKQIAQIQYAILDKLGRPNDVAAALDKLLSRMAVLSEALVSERSKATMDELLSLGEQCSSALFAAVLREKGANSSAFDVRRVLRTDSHFGRAEPQVEQIAALAGEHLQPLLAEQIIVTQGFIGADEQGQTTTLGRGGSDYSAALLAEALRATAVEIWTDVAGIYTTDPRLAPNAHPIAEISFNEAAEMATFGAKVLHPATILPAVRQQIQVFVGSSKEPEKGGTWIRHAVEDAPVFRAVALRRDQTLLNLHSLQMLHAQGFLAETFATLARHKISVDLITTSEVNVSLTLDKTGSDSSGQGLLSEALLQELSQHCRVRVEDGLALVAIIGNRIATTAGICRRVFEVLEPHNVRMICQGASPHNLCVLVAESEAAQVVKALHENLFEG
- a CDS encoding succinylglutamate desuccinylase/aspartoacylase family protein, which translates into the protein MQPTSATLKIGELAAGQALTLPIYTFKPSDNASKGPKVYIQANVHGAEVQGNAVIFQLMKQLERCEILGEITLVPLANPLGINQKSGEFTLGRFDPITGANWNREYLNHDIDIACWFKAHAKLNDNELLQAFRSTLVEACQQRLHHPWGITTGHRLAVNLQAMAHEADIVLDLHTGPKSCKHLYCPEYALDDAKYFSIPYTLVIPNSFGGAMDEAAFCPWWQLSDVAKSQGRDLEVAISAFTLELGSQERISLEDALIDAQGILAYLSHRGVIRDAVLPAKMARFGCYLKDYKKFHAPSAGLVEYMAAVGEPLPSGEPLVKLLRLDLYGTADELKTLTLPQDCVPILHFASASVHQGTELYKVMTNVFKLT
- the arcA gene encoding two-component system response regulator ArcA; this encodes MQNPHILIVEDEAVTRNTLRSIFEAEGYVVTEANDGAEMHKAMQENKINLVVMDINLPGKNGLLLARELREINNIGLIFLTGRDNEVDKILGLEIGADDYITKPFNPRELTIRARNLLTRVNSAGTEAEEKSSVEHYRFNDWSLEINSRSLVSPQGESYKLPRSEFRAMLHFVENPGKILTRADLLMKMTGRELKPHDRTVDVTIRRIRKHFESLPDTPEIIATIHGEGYRFCGNLED
- a CDS encoding S9 family peptidase — its product is MIKNGLNSSLARSLKLSAFSLLIASQVSMISTPSIALEGGKQPLTIERMNASPSLAGTSPRGLKLSPDGLRVTYLAGRKDNQNFYDLWQMDVKTGESSLLLNADKLASNELSDEEKARRERQRIYGEGIMEYFWADDSKALLIPASGNLYYYSLADNSVTQLPIGEGFATDARLSPKGHFVSFVRDQNLYVLDLASKQLKALTKDGGGAIKNGMAEFVAQEEMDRMTGYWWAPDESAIAFTRIDESGVDLVTRNEIYADGIKLTEQRYPAAGQANVDIALGVISLKDNAINWVTLSEDKNKDIYLPRVDWLPDSKHLSFQWQSRDQQKLDLQLVALGELNKPKTLIKERSDAWLNINNDLHFLKQQSAFVWASERDGFKHLYLYDLNGKLKQQLTKGDWAVDDLEYIDEAAAWVYFTGRKDTPLEKQLYRVPLTGGKIERVSSELGMHSPVFADNQSVYLDYFNSLSQPPRVSLHGDKGQLLAWVEKNEVKAGHPLYEYAGLWQLPEFKELKAEDGQVLQTRLFKPVPFDASKKYPVVVRVYGGPHAQLVTNSWSEQDYFTQYLVQQGYVVFQLDNRGSAHRGTRFEQVIYRHLGQAEVNDQKTGVDYLRTLPFVDADNVAIYGHSYGGYMALMSLFKAPDYFKAAISGAPVTDWRLYDTYYTERYLAHPATNEQGYEASSVFPYVKNYQSGLLMYHGMADDNVLFENSTRVYKALQDEGKLFQMIDYPGSKHSMRGEKARNHLYRTLADFLDRQLKGK
- a CDS encoding DUF3293 domain-containing protein gives rise to the protein MEPMTLDLWQHYQTPLFLLTQALSSDFSFAVITAQNPASELLTPSQNRLLDRQLLRDIETLGCPYRAMVGAAPDLSHMEKSWAVMIDRMQALQLGRKFNQYAIYMVEKGVLSLVPCTLQNHDEVRLGKFTDHVRMVYELPDLSH